In one Myripristis murdjan chromosome 5, fMyrMur1.1, whole genome shotgun sequence genomic region, the following are encoded:
- the LOC115359817 gene encoding potassium channel subfamily K member 15-like → MKPQNIRTLSLILSMVSYLLIGAAVFDALESESESLRKKILEQKLNELKKKYGLTDDDYREIEKVVLQSEPHRAGRQWKFAGSFYFAITVITTIGYGHAAPRTDAGKAFCIFYAVLGIPLTLVMFQSLGERMNTFVRYLLRRAKQCMGLRKIEVSMWNMVLVGLLSCTSTLSVGAAAFSHFEGWTFFQSYYYCFITLTTIGFGDFVALQKKDALQRRTPYVAFSFMYILVGLTVIGAFLNLVVLRFLTVSTEEPDMRPEEEREEQGTQPKISGCEEGHDMQGDKEVLETDAGHAKLPEASRFSALLSCLCCGLDNRDSPSSSHCELSVCHSNPVFYNSVSYRVDQGSFSSWDTFSQTPPSIAALCPDKSSPHTRRRSF, encoded by the exons ATGAAGCCGCAGAACATCAGGACCCTCTCCCTCATCCTCTCCATGGTTTCCTACCTGCTCATAGGAGCCGCGGTGTTTGATGCGCTGGAGTCAGAGAGTGAGAGTTTAAGGAAGAAGATCCTGGAGCAGAAGCTGAACGAACTCAAGAAGAAGTACGGCCTCACCGATGATGACTACAGGGAGATTGAGAAAGTGGTCCTCCAGTCGGAGCCACATCGCGCCGGGAGACAGTGGAAATTCGCCGGCTCTTTTTACTTTGCCATCACTGTTATCACGACGATTG GTTATGGACATGCTGCTCCACGCACAGACGCTGGCAAGGCCTTCTGTATATTTTACGCTGTCTTGGGCATTCCTCTGACACTGGTCATGTTCCAGAGCCTGGGCGAGAGGATGAACACTTTTGTCCGATACCTCCTACGCAGGGCCAAGCAGTGCATGGGCTTACGGAAGATTGAGGTGTCCATGTGGAACATGGTGCTGGTGGGCCTCCTGTCCTGCACGAGTACCCTGTCTGTGGGAGCCGCAGCCTTCTCCCACTTTGAAGGCTGGACCTTCTTCCAGTCCTACTACTATTGCTTCATCACCCTTACTACCATCGGCTTTGGGGACTTTGTGGCCCTGCAGAAAAAAGACGCTCTCCAGAGGCGAACACCCTACGTGGCCTTCAGCTTCATGTACATCTTGGTGGGACTCACAGTCATTGGAGCTTTCCTCAATCTGGTAGTCCTGCGGTTCCTGACTGTCAGCACTGAGGAGCCTGACATGAggcctgaggaggagagagaggaacagggaACACAACCAAAGATCTCAGGTTGTGAGGAGGGGCATGACATGCAGGGGGATAAGGAGGTACTGGAAACCGATGCAGGA CACGCCAAACTCCCAGAGGCCAGCAgattcagtgccttgctttCGTGCTTGTGCTGTGGCCTGGACAATCGCGACAGCCCCTCTTCATCTCACTGtgaactgtctgtctgccacagCAACCCTGTATTTTACAACTCTGTCTCCTATAGGGTGGACCAaggctccttcagctcctgggACACATTTTCCCAGACGCCGCCCAGCATTGCAGCTCTCTGCCCGGACAAGAGCAGTCCGCACACAAGGAGGAGGTCATTCTAA